From a region of the Deltaproteobacteria bacterium genome:
- a CDS encoding Nif3-like dinuclear metal center hexameric protein, translating to MSTDLTSLISALKAIAPTQLAADWDNVGLLVEGTPNRKIETVFFCIDLTHPVLDEAIGAKADVIVAYHPPIFGGLKRLTRRSPGQHLMIRIIEAGISVWSPHTALDAAKDGLCDWLLDGAGEMKEREIIEACPAAVENLEVGMGRTGRLKEPVTLPEMVKRIKAFLRLENLRLASATRHAEGKAIKRVSVCPGAGGSLFTKVRFTDLLITGEMRHHDVLGKLAAGTSVILTDHTNTERGYLPILASRVSEATGVKTHVSALDADPLVIV from the coding sequence ATGAGCACTGACCTGACATCCCTGATTTCGGCCCTCAAAGCCATCGCCCCCACTCAGCTCGCAGCAGACTGGGACAACGTAGGACTCCTGGTTGAAGGAACACCTAATCGTAAAATCGAGACGGTCTTTTTCTGCATCGACCTCACACACCCTGTGCTCGACGAAGCCATCGGTGCAAAGGCAGACGTCATCGTGGCTTACCATCCTCCTATTTTTGGCGGCCTCAAACGCCTCACACGGCGCTCCCCTGGCCAGCACTTAATGATTCGTATCATTGAGGCGGGCATCTCGGTTTGGTCACCTCACACCGCTTTGGATGCGGCCAAAGACGGACTCTGCGATTGGCTCCTAGATGGTGCTGGGGAAATGAAAGAACGAGAAATCATTGAGGCATGTCCAGCTGCAGTAGAAAATTTAGAAGTCGGTATGGGGCGTACCGGGCGGCTGAAAGAACCCGTGACGCTGCCGGAAATGGTTAAGCGCATCAAAGCTTTTCTTCGTTTAGAAAACCTTCGTCTCGCTTCAGCAACTCGTCATGCAGAAGGTAAAGCCATCAAACGCGTGTCAGTCTGCCCAGGAGCGGGCGGCTCTTTGTTTACGAAAGTACGATTCACCGACCTGCTCATCACTGGAGAGATGCGCCATCACGATGTACTTGGAAAACTCGCGGCCGGTACATCTGTGATTCTTACCGACCATACCAATACCGAGCGGGGCTACCTGCCCATTTTAGCATCAAGAGTAAGTGAGGCGACCGGTGTAAAAACTCACGTATCGGCCTTGGACGCCGATCCACTGGTGATTGTTTAA
- a CDS encoding Stp1/IreP family PP2C-type Ser/Thr phosphatase has product MKIRYAGSTHVGMKRTHNEDNFFLLGEENLYVVADGMGGHASGEVASKIAVETLANFFIDTSRDKEVTWPYKEDRSLNYDQNRLITGIKLANRQVFETSQHDARLRGMGTTLVGLLVAESGVYVGHVGDSRAYLIHDGQIQQVTEDHSLLNDYMKVHQLTEEEIENFPHKNVIVRALGMKDAVDVDIHREEPRPGTAFVMCSDGLSGMIQDAEILEIYNQSNGDLEKGCQSLIAKANANGGNDNVTVVIVSFED; this is encoded by the coding sequence ATGAAGATTCGCTATGCCGGCAGCACCCACGTGGGTATGAAGCGTACGCATAACGAAGATAATTTCTTTCTCCTCGGAGAAGAAAATCTTTACGTCGTGGCAGACGGTATGGGCGGACATGCTTCGGGAGAGGTTGCGTCTAAAATAGCGGTAGAAACACTGGCCAACTTTTTCATCGACACTTCGCGAGACAAAGAAGTCACTTGGCCCTACAAAGAAGACCGTTCACTTAATTACGATCAAAATCGTCTGATAACAGGCATCAAGCTCGCCAACCGTCAGGTATTCGAGACTTCACAGCACGACGCGCGTTTGCGTGGCATGGGAACCACGTTGGTGGGTCTCTTGGTCGCTGAAAGCGGAGTTTATGTGGGCCACGTTGGTGATTCACGTGCTTACCTGATTCATGACGGACAGATTCAGCAAGTGACCGAGGACCATTCGTTGCTCAACGATTACATGAAGGTTCATCAGCTCACCGAAGAAGAGATCGAAAATTTTCCTCACAAGAACGTGATTGTTCGCGCTCTTGGGATGAAAGATGCGGTGGATGTGGATATCCATCGTGAAGAGCCGCGACCAGGCACTGCTTTTGTCATGTGTTCCGATGGACTCAGCGGTATGATCCAGGATGCGGAAATCTTAGAGATTTATAATCAATCTAACGGTGACTTGGAAAAAGGCTGCCAGAGCCTAATCGCCAAAGCCAATGCCAATGGCGGCAATGATAACGTCACCGTGGTGATCGTAAGTTTCGAAGACTAG
- a CDS encoding response regulator, translated as MTYQVLVVEDEPDLQIIYRDVLSKEGFDVHLAGDGEEAFHRFQNEHFDLMVVDFLLPKMDGVEFLEQVDKLGGRPAIFASAVMRDEVTIQHLKNMGVRWFLEKPFRLSALRLILEEARELLDKRAA; from the coding sequence ATGACCTATCAGGTGCTCGTGGTCGAGGATGAGCCCGACCTACAAATTATTTATCGCGATGTCCTGAGCAAAGAAGGCTTTGATGTTCATCTTGCCGGGGATGGTGAAGAAGCTTTTCATCGTTTTCAGAATGAGCATTTTGATTTGATGGTTGTTGATTTTCTACTTCCGAAAATGGACGGCGTCGAGTTCTTGGAGCAAGTGGATAAGCTTGGGGGACGCCCAGCAATTTTCGCGAGCGCGGTCATGCGAGATGAAGTCACCATTCAGCACCTCAAAAATATGGGTGTTCGATGGTTCTTAGAAAAGCCATTTCGGCTAAGTGCACTTCGTTTGATTTTGGAAGAGGCGCGTGAGCTCTTAGATAAGCGTGCAGCTTAG
- the rsmA gene encoding ribosomal RNA small subunit methyltransferase A: MTESPPKPKDVLALAGLKPKKSWGQNFLTDQNILAIIAGHALNKREIRVVELGPGTGALTWHLLKQGGQVLAIERDREIAPVLRQVFEWADGLEVREEDAAKLDYAALREEIGHPLTVVGNLPYQISSRILVSVTQAYEHVERIVVMIQKEVAERLVAEPGNKTYGLLSVLVQRSFNGKIARHVPPQAFHPPPKVDSSVVVLTRKEQEPGGPSGKSFEDVVKAAFSTRRKTLRNTLSRGLGLAADEVVAMLESISIDPGLRAERLTVEQFVAIAECYENRGAQS, translated from the coding sequence ATGACTGAGTCGCCGCCGAAGCCTAAGGATGTGTTGGCCCTTGCCGGCCTCAAACCTAAAAAAAGTTGGGGTCAAAACTTCCTAACTGACCAGAACATCTTGGCTATTATTGCAGGGCACGCACTGAACAAGCGTGAGATTCGCGTTGTGGAGCTTGGTCCGGGTACCGGCGCTCTTACTTGGCACCTGCTCAAACAAGGCGGGCAAGTTCTGGCGATTGAACGAGACCGTGAAATCGCTCCGGTTTTACGACAAGTTTTTGAGTGGGCCGATGGACTTGAAGTACGCGAGGAAGATGCGGCCAAGCTTGATTATGCCGCCCTTCGTGAGGAAATCGGTCACCCGCTGACGGTTGTGGGGAATCTACCGTACCAAATATCGAGCCGAATTTTGGTATCGGTCACTCAGGCTTACGAGCATGTCGAACGCATTGTGGTGATGATTCAAAAAGAAGTCGCCGAGCGGTTGGTGGCTGAGCCGGGGAATAAAACGTACGGCTTGCTCAGTGTGTTGGTGCAGCGAAGTTTCAACGGGAAAATTGCTCGTCATGTGCCGCCGCAGGCTTTTCATCCCCCGCCTAAGGTTGACTCCAGCGTTGTGGTCTTGACTCGAAAAGAGCAAGAACCGGGCGGACCGAGCGGCAAAAGCTTCGAAGATGTCGTGAAGGCAGCGTTTTCTACGCGTCGAAAAACCTTACGTAATACTTTGAGCCGTGGGCTTGGTTTGGCAGCGGATGAAGTGGTGGCGATGCTGGAATCGATCTCCATTGATCCGGGCTTGCGGGCGGAGAGGCTGACGGTAGAGCAGTTTGTGGCTATCGCAGAGTGTTATGAAAATCGTGGAGCGCAGAGTTGA
- a CDS encoding RlmE family RNA methyltransferase, which produces MAKSHQRKSGRNKRAQDHFARRAKREGNAARSYYKLEEIDKKSNIIRPGTRVLDLGCSPGSWMQYTSRRVGDKGQVLGYDLKPVETTLPANAEARVGDIYEISLEELGGLFHVIVSDMAPSTTGNRATDHLRSAALVERALDIADNFLKTGGAVVAKLLEGGEIEALVKRMRASYLKVERHRPKATRKESTEVFLVGIGKKPQESVE; this is translated from the coding sequence ATGGCAAAATCACACCAACGAAAATCAGGGCGTAATAAGCGAGCCCAAGACCATTTTGCTCGGCGCGCCAAGCGTGAGGGAAATGCTGCGCGCTCCTACTACAAACTCGAAGAAATCGATAAAAAGTCCAATATCATTCGACCTGGAACCCGGGTTTTAGATTTGGGCTGCTCTCCAGGCTCTTGGATGCAGTACACGTCGCGCCGAGTAGGCGATAAGGGTCAAGTGCTCGGTTACGATCTCAAGCCCGTTGAAACGACCCTCCCGGCCAACGCGGAAGCCCGCGTGGGTGATATTTATGAGATATCGCTCGAGGAACTCGGTGGACTCTTTCACGTCATAGTCTCAGATATGGCTCCGTCAACTACGGGTAACCGTGCCACAGATCATCTACGAAGTGCTGCTTTGGTCGAAAGAGCTCTCGATATAGCGGATAATTTCCTCAAAACCGGGGGCGCTGTGGTGGCGAAATTACTCGAAGGTGGGGAAATTGAGGCGTTGGTGAAGCGCATGCGGGCAAGTTATTTGAAGGTTGAAAGGCATCGACCGAAGGCAACTCGTAAGGAAAGCACCGAGGTTTTTTTGGTCGGGATCGGGAAAAAGCCCCAAGAATCAGTAGAATGA
- the rpsI gene encoding 30S ribosomal protein S9, producing MAEELVQWYGTGRRKSSTARVWLRPGDGKITINKRPIDDYFGRETLKMVLRQPLELVEQLGKMDLVVNVSGGGLSGQAGAIRHGLSRALLEMNGDLRASLKKAGFLRRDSRKVERQKPGQPGARKRFQFSKR from the coding sequence ATGGCTGAAGAATTAGTACAATGGTACGGAACAGGACGTCGTAAGTCGAGCACAGCTCGTGTTTGGTTGCGTCCCGGCGACGGCAAAATCACGATTAACAAGCGTCCAATCGACGACTACTTCGGACGTGAAACTCTGAAGATGGTTCTTCGCCAACCACTTGAGTTGGTCGAGCAGCTTGGCAAGATGGACCTCGTTGTGAATGTTTCTGGTGGCGGTCTTAGCGGCCAAGCTGGTGCAATTCGTCACGGTCTTTCACGTGCACTCCTTGAAATGAACGGCGACCTTCGCGCAAGCCTCAAGAAAGCCGGCTTTCTTCGCCGTGACTCTCGTAAGGTTGAGCGTCAGAAACCAGGTCAGCCTGGTGCTCGTAAGCGCTTCCAGTTTAGCAAGCGCTAA
- a CDS encoding class I SAM-dependent methyltransferase produces MSEDYYERVNPHLLAALTDLENKKVLEIGCAAGQLGAAIKQNTQVHWTGVEITEDAHSKASKVLDLALLANIETDSLDLPSQSFDKLVLGDVLEHLRDPWASLNQLREYLKPGGQVICSLPNINHWTVLADLLAGQFTYEDHGILDRTHLRFFTLKEAIALFEGAGFVLERVESIEVEHPQMKRVVGQFNSLRNILGIDHANFEREARTYQWLIHAQKSAG; encoded by the coding sequence ATGAGCGAAGATTATTACGAACGGGTAAATCCTCATCTACTGGCCGCGCTTACGGATTTAGAAAACAAAAAAGTTCTTGAGATTGGATGTGCCGCAGGTCAACTCGGAGCAGCTATCAAACAAAATACTCAGGTTCACTGGACCGGGGTTGAAATCACCGAGGATGCTCATTCAAAGGCTTCAAAGGTTTTAGACCTTGCGCTCTTGGCCAATATCGAAACCGACTCTTTAGATTTACCATCACAATCTTTCGACAAGCTTGTGCTGGGCGATGTGCTCGAACATTTACGTGATCCTTGGGCATCTCTGAATCAGCTGCGTGAATACCTCAAGCCTGGCGGCCAAGTGATCTGCAGCCTGCCCAACATCAACCACTGGACCGTATTGGCTGACTTACTTGCCGGCCAATTCACTTACGAAGATCATGGAATTCTTGACCGTACACACCTTCGCTTCTTCACGCTTAAAGAAGCCATCGCCCTTTTTGAAGGAGCAGGCTTCGTTCTAGAGCGAGTAGAAAGCATTGAGGTTGAGCACCCGCAGATGAAGCGCGTGGTGGGGCAATTTAACAGCTTAAGAAATATACTTGGGATCGACCACGCAAATTTTGAGCGCGAAGCTCGCACCTACCAGTGGCTAATCCACGCCCAAAAATCCGCCGGTTAA
- a CDS encoding family 1 glycosylhydrolase — translation MYFLVLLAVIALVYALVTYRLHRRHPETLWDWDKKNLNDLSFPENFIWGTATASHQVEGDNVNNWSRWEEGTHADGSPHIHNNDQSGKACEHYTRYKEDIQRIKDLGLTSYRFSLSWNRIEPTPGDYNEEAIAHYHRVIDTCREKGIRPMVTLHHFTHPLWFEDMGSFEHEENIEHFLRFSEKAFSEYGHKVKYWCTHNEPGPFASMGWGLGVFPPGIRSLKRMSRVLQNLMRSHLRVYKKLKSMPGGEKAQIGLVKNIFQFDPYRRWSLVHWALCRLLDHLYNESIIRFLRDGLFRIYVPGVVFIQEKFEDAQGATDFIGLNYYSNLLMSPLSPQKPPFKPLKRPGQELTDFPYTTYGEGFYRALKRINTIGRPILVTENGIPDAKDDRRETFIKRYVYAMSQAIKDGCDVRGYYYWSLLDNFEWAEGYSMRFGLYAINFETQERTLREGAKAYQQIVEKHGLKPHVK, via the coding sequence TTGTATTTCCTCGTTCTCTTAGCAGTAATCGCCCTCGTTTATGCCCTAGTGACCTATCGGCTGCACCGTCGCCATCCAGAGACCCTCTGGGATTGGGATAAGAAGAATTTAAACGACTTGAGCTTCCCCGAGAACTTCATTTGGGGAACCGCCACGGCGTCCCACCAAGTTGAAGGCGACAACGTAAACAATTGGAGCCGCTGGGAAGAGGGAACGCATGCCGATGGTAGCCCCCATATTCACAACAACGATCAAAGCGGTAAAGCCTGTGAGCACTACACGCGCTACAAAGAAGACATTCAGCGCATTAAAGACTTAGGACTTACTTCCTACCGTTTCTCGCTCTCTTGGAATCGTATTGAGCCTACACCGGGTGATTACAACGAAGAAGCCATCGCTCACTACCACCGCGTGATTGATACATGCCGCGAGAAGGGTATTCGCCCCATGGTCACACTGCACCACTTCACCCACCCTTTGTGGTTTGAAGATATGGGCAGCTTTGAGCATGAAGAAAATATCGAGCACTTCCTGCGCTTCAGTGAGAAGGCGTTTTCCGAATACGGTCACAAAGTAAAGTACTGGTGTACCCACAACGAGCCTGGCCCCTTTGCATCTATGGGCTGGGGACTTGGGGTCTTTCCTCCAGGGATTCGCAGCCTCAAGAGAATGAGCCGCGTCCTGCAGAACCTCATGCGCTCACATCTTCGTGTTTATAAAAAGCTTAAGAGCATGCCGGGCGGAGAAAAAGCGCAGATTGGTTTGGTCAAAAACATTTTTCAATTTGACCCCTATCGCCGCTGGAGCCTCGTGCACTGGGCACTGTGCCGGCTTCTCGACCACCTCTACAATGAAAGCATTATCCGCTTCTTGAGAGACGGTCTTTTTAGAATTTATGTTCCTGGCGTTGTGTTTATCCAAGAAAAATTCGAAGACGCTCAAGGCGCGACCGACTTTATCGGCCTGAACTATTACTCAAACCTTCTCATGAGCCCACTGTCCCCCCAAAAGCCGCCGTTTAAGCCGCTAAAGCGCCCAGGCCAAGAACTTACCGACTTCCCCTACACAACCTACGGAGAAGGCTTTTACAGAGCTCTCAAGCGCATCAACACGATTGGTCGTCCTATTTTGGTAACCGAAAACGGAATCCCCGACGCAAAAGATGACCGCCGAGAAACATTCATCAAACGTTATGTCTACGCCATGAGCCAAGCGATTAAAGATGGTTGTGATGTAAGAGGTTATTATTATTGGTCACTGCTCGACAATTTTGAGTGGGCCGAAGGCTACAGTATGCGCTTTGGTCTTTATGCCATCAACTTTGAAACGCAAGAGCGCACTCTAAGAGAAGGCGCCAAAGCTTATCAGCAAATCGTCGAAAAGCATGGGCTTAAGCCGCATGTTAAGTAA
- the galK gene encoding galactokinase: MLSKPDIADEGAKYFLSHFDRPATALSWAPGRINIIGEHTDYNDGLALPAAVNRYVAMAVASRGDGKIHFQSHNYQEHFEIELATLHDLKPTKHWHRYMVGALRVFQDLGHPLSGMDVLLIGDIPAGSGLSSSAALVLAWLGALAEHHKVQLDPWTMVKSSQRVEHEYLGVLCGLLDQIGSQMSVANQVLAVDFQSLTVSPTSYNLPGYCWVAIHTGKSRELAESAYQTRVHECREALDRLKSEHPHIQTMRDVGAELVQGSDNLSKRIRHVVQENRRVEQAMTCIQNDAEGLGKLLDESHRSLRDDYEVSCDELNAMVEIATSQDGCIGARMMGGGFGGSTLNLVETAKAKKFIDETLTQYGTRYPLLKPSALIAKLVTGAASLTL; encoded by the coding sequence ATGTTAAGTAAGCCCGATATTGCCGATGAAGGAGCCAAGTATTTCTTGTCTCATTTTGACAGGCCAGCAACAGCACTTAGCTGGGCACCTGGTCGCATCAATATCATTGGCGAGCACACCGACTACAACGACGGCCTCGCTCTTCCCGCCGCGGTCAATCGCTATGTCGCGATGGCCGTAGCCAGTAGAGGTGACGGGAAAATTCATTTTCAAAGTCACAACTACCAGGAACATTTTGAAATAGAGCTCGCCACACTTCACGACTTGAAACCCACGAAGCATTGGCACCGTTACATGGTCGGTGCCCTACGTGTATTTCAAGATTTAGGTCACCCGCTCAGTGGTATGGACGTCTTACTCATCGGCGATATACCGGCCGGCAGCGGGCTTTCCTCATCTGCAGCCTTGGTCTTGGCGTGGCTTGGCGCGCTTGCAGAACACCACAAAGTCCAGCTTGATCCTTGGACGATGGTTAAATCCAGCCAGCGTGTTGAGCATGAATACCTTGGCGTTCTCTGCGGATTGCTCGACCAAATTGGCTCGCAAATGTCTGTTGCCAACCAAGTTCTTGCTGTGGATTTTCAGTCTCTCACCGTAAGCCCTACAAGCTACAATCTGCCTGGCTATTGCTGGGTTGCGATTCACACCGGTAAAAGCCGTGAGCTTGCTGAAAGCGCATACCAGACGCGTGTCCACGAGTGCAGGGAAGCTCTCGATAGATTAAAGAGCGAGCATCCACACATTCAAACGATGCGCGACGTGGGCGCTGAGCTTGTTCAAGGCAGCGATAATTTAAGCAAGCGAATCCGGCACGTGGTTCAAGAAAACCGCCGCGTGGAGCAGGCCATGACATGTATCCAAAACGATGCCGAAGGTCTTGGTAAGCTATTGGATGAATCTCACCGGAGTCTCCGGGACGATTACGAAGTAAGCTGCGATGAACTCAACGCCATGGTTGAAATCGCTACCAGCCAAGATGGCTGCATCGGCGCTCGAATGATGGGCGGAGGTTTTGGAGGTTCGACCCTGAATCTCGTGGAGACAGCGAAAGCGAAAAAGTTTATTGATGAAACACTGACTCAATATGGAACGCGCTACCCTCTGCTCAAGCCATCTGCGTTGATTGCAAAACTTGTAACCGGCGCTGCGAGCCTTACTCTTTAA
- the rplM gene encoding 50S ribosomal protein L13: protein MKTKSFAKHEIDRSWFVVDADDQVLGRMASEIAKILRGKHKPTFTAHADTGDFVVVLNAEKVKLTGKKETDKRYRHHTGWVGGLRSVSAAELRAKHPEDLVKKAVWGMLPKGPLGREMFSKLKVYVGSEHPHTAQNPQELSF from the coding sequence ATGAAAACAAAAAGCTTTGCGAAGCATGAAATTGATCGAAGCTGGTTCGTAGTTGATGCTGACGACCAGGTATTGGGCCGGATGGCCAGTGAAATTGCCAAGATTCTTCGTGGCAAGCACAAGCCTACTTTTACTGCACATGCAGATACCGGTGACTTCGTCGTCGTTCTCAATGCTGAAAAAGTTAAGCTTACTGGCAAAAAAGAAACCGACAAGCGTTATCGTCACCACACTGGTTGGGTTGGCGGCCTTAGAAGTGTTTCTGCTGCTGAGCTTCGTGCTAAGCATCCAGAAGACCTCGTGAAGAAGGCTGTTTGGGGAATGCTGCCAAAAGGTCCTTTGGGACGTGAGATGTTCAGCAAGCTCAAAGTATACGTTGGATCTGAGCATCCACACACAGCTCAAAACCCACAGGAACTCTCTTTCTAA
- a CDS encoding peptidyl-prolyl cis-trans isomerase → MGTIKIELDPVNAPITTANFEQYADDGFYDGRDGDGATVFHRIISGFMIQGGGYKESGSQKSTRSSINIESDNGLSNDRGTLAMARTNDPNSATSQFFINHTNNSFLNYSDSSNPGYAVFGVVLEGLDVVDAIAAVDTDGNDEPFSPVVITSVTRTLAP, encoded by the coding sequence ATGGGGACCATTAAAATAGAGCTCGATCCTGTGAACGCTCCTATTACCACCGCCAATTTCGAGCAGTATGCAGATGATGGGTTTTACGACGGTAGAGACGGCGACGGCGCCACTGTTTTTCACCGCATCATCAGTGGATTTATGATTCAAGGCGGCGGCTACAAAGAATCAGGCAGCCAAAAGAGCACACGCTCAAGCATCAATATTGAATCGGATAATGGGTTAAGCAACGACCGCGGAACGCTTGCCATGGCTCGCACCAACGACCCCAACAGCGCCACCAGCCAATTCTTTATCAACCACACCAACAACAGCTTTTTGAACTACTCAGATTCCAGTAACCCTGGCTACGCAGTCTTTGGAGTGGTGCTTGAAGGCCTGGATGTGGTGGATGCCATTGCTGCTGTGGATACGGATGGAAACGACGAACCCTTTTCTCCTGTTGTCATCACCTCCGTGACACGGACGCTTGCTCCATGA
- the sctV gene encoding type III secretion system export apparatus subunit SctV — MRQVLDGALKGDFAELSRRYADIFLAAGVVSIIGMMIIPLPTPMLDLLLVVNITINVVMMLISIYISSALKLAAYPTIILITTLFRLALNISSTRLILLDADAGDVIESFGQFVVAGNFVVGAVIFLIITIVQFLVIAKGSERVAEVAARFTLDAMPGKQMSIDADLRAGAFDLDEARRRRSELSRESQLFGSMDGAMKFVKGDSIAGLIITIINLVAGIIIGMTMMDFTAFEAIQVYGILTIGDGLVSQIPALLGSMTAGLIVTRVASEDEDSNLGKDISTQVLAQPKAFAIAASLLLGVGLIPGLPTVPFFIMAFLVGGLAYVLLRSQATSEAGGEDMPANEVQAMGEETRQKQIQAAKKQEGQAQQMLPVVTPIALEVAADLIPLVEDASGGNKFLGEMIPMMRDGLFYELGVKFPGIRVRGNETDLAHGTYIILINEVPMVSGSVGLEKVLVNDTVDRLTLLNIDGEPAVNPANGSECAWIPQQYAGIAEQAGLTTWDAAGYMVLHLSSILRKNSAEFLGIQEVQNMLEQLEQAFPALVKEVVPKAVSPFQLTDIMRRLVEEEISIRDLRSVLQALAEWGQVESDTVMLTEYVRNALKRYISHKYTRGGNTLVVYLLDPQIEETVRASIQHTQSGSYLALEPEITQEILTAVRNEVGNLPPTAQNPVILTTMEIRRYFRKLVELEFPHLAVLSYQELSPDMNIQPIARISLD, encoded by the coding sequence ATGAGGCAAGTACTCGACGGAGCCCTGAAGGGCGACTTTGCTGAACTAAGCAGACGTTACGCAGACATTTTTCTAGCCGCTGGTGTGGTGAGCATCATCGGTATGATGATCATCCCGCTGCCCACCCCCATGCTCGACTTACTCTTGGTGGTAAACATCACGATTAACGTCGTGATGATGTTGATCTCAATCTACATCTCAAGCGCCCTGAAACTTGCTGCCTACCCAACTATTATTCTGATTACCACGCTCTTTAGACTCGCCCTAAACATCTCCAGCACACGGCTTATCCTTCTCGATGCCGATGCTGGTGACGTGATTGAGTCGTTTGGACAATTTGTTGTAGCCGGTAACTTTGTTGTTGGTGCGGTCATCTTCTTGATTATCACCATCGTCCAATTTCTCGTTATCGCAAAAGGCTCCGAGCGTGTTGCTGAGGTTGCTGCTCGGTTTACCCTCGATGCAATGCCCGGTAAGCAAATGTCCATTGATGCGGATCTGCGTGCAGGTGCGTTCGACCTAGACGAAGCAAGACGCCGCCGCAGTGAGCTAAGCCGTGAAAGCCAACTCTTTGGTTCCATGGACGGCGCGATGAAGTTTGTTAAAGGCGACTCCATTGCCGGCCTCATCATCACCATCATTAACCTGGTTGCCGGTATTATCATCGGGATGACGATGATGGATTTCACCGCGTTCGAAGCCATCCAAGTTTACGGTATCTTAACCATTGGTGATGGTCTTGTTTCCCAGATCCCTGCGCTGCTTGGCTCCATGACTGCAGGCTTAATTGTTACGCGCGTGGCCAGTGAAGACGAAGATTCAAACCTTGGTAAGGATATCTCAACACAAGTTCTCGCTCAGCCTAAAGCATTTGCCATTGCCGCAAGTTTGCTTCTCGGCGTTGGTTTGATTCCTGGTCTGCCCACGGTCCCCTTCTTCATCATGGCCTTTCTCGTCGGGGGTCTCGCCTACGTGTTGCTCCGCTCCCAAGCCACCAGCGAGGCTGGGGGAGAGGATATGCCGGCCAACGAAGTCCAAGCGATGGGCGAAGAAACCCGGCAAAAACAGATTCAAGCCGCCAAAAAGCAAGAGGGACAGGCCCAGCAAATGCTTCCGGTCGTCACGCCGATTGCACTCGAAGTTGCAGCCGACTTAATTCCACTGGTTGAAGACGCCAGCGGCGGTAATAAGTTTCTCGGTGAAATGATTCCGATGATGCGCGACGGACTCTTTTATGAACTGGGCGTAAAGTTTCCAGGGATTCGAGTGCGTGGCAACGAAACCGATCTGGCCCATGGCACCTATATTATTCTCATCAATGAAGTTCCAATGGTCTCGGGCAGCGTGGGTTTAGAAAAAGTACTCGTCAACGATACCGTCGACCGGCTTACGCTTCTCAATATTGATGGTGAACCTGCTGTGAACCCTGCCAATGGCTCTGAGTGCGCGTGGATACCCCAGCAATATGCGGGCATCGCTGAGCAAGCTGGCCTGACTACCTGGGATGCTGCTGGCTATATGGTCTTGCACCTCTCAAGTATTCTGCGAAAGAATTCGGCAGAGTTTCTCGGCATCCAGGAAGTTCAAAATATGCTTGAACAGCTTGAGCAGGCCTTTCCCGCTCTCGTTAAAGAAGTTGTTCCAAAAGCGGTATCGCCTTTTCAGCTTACGGATATCATGCGCCGGCTGGTTGAAGAGGAGATCTCAATACGCGATCTACGTTCCGTACTGCAGGCACTTGCCGAATGGGGACAAGTTGAAAGCGATACGGTCATGCTCACGGAGTATGTACGCAACGCACTCAAACGCTATATCTCGCACAAGTACACCCGCGGCGGTAATACCCTGGTCGTTTATCTTCTCGATCCTCAAATTGAAGAAACAGTGCGTGCGTCGATTCAGCATACTCAAAGCGGCTCTTACCTCGCATTGGAACCAGAAATTACGCAGGAAATACTCACCGCAGTTCGCAACGAGGTTGGTAACTTACCACCCACAGCTCAAAACCCCGTGATTCTCACCACGATGGAAATCCGTCGTTATTTTCGTAAGCTGGTAGAACTTGAGTTCCCACACCTGGCTGTACTTTCCTATCAAGAGCTTTCGCCCGATATGAACATTCAACCTATCGCGCGTATTAGCCTCGACTAA